Part of the Aureitalea marina genome, AAAAGACCACCAAGGTCGATCTGTCTGCCTACAATAACTACTACATCCCCAGGATCAAATGGAGTAATGACCCCAATATCCTGAGTGTACAGCTAATGAACAGGAACCAGAATGAATTGGATCTTGTTTTTGTGAATGCGGCTCAGAACACATCTAAAATGGTTCATCAGGAACGCGATGCCGCTTATGTGGACGTTACCGACGACCTGACCTTTTTGAATGACAATAGTTTTATATGGACCAGTGAAAAGAGTGGTTGGAACCATATCTATCACTACGACAGGGAAGGTCAATTGAGAAACCAGATCACCGATGGAGAGTGGGAGGTGACCCGTTATTACGGATTCGATCCCAAAACAGCCCGGATCTACTTTCAAAGCAGTGAGAATGGAAGCACGGTTCGGGATGTATTTTCAGTGACCAAGAATGGGGAGAACAAGATCCAATTGACCAATGAGGTGGGTACCAACTCGGCCTCCTTCAGTGCGGATTACACCTATTTCATCAATACCTTTTCCAATACGGAAACTCCTTATCGATTTAGCTTACACCAAGCGCTTACCGGAGAACAACTGCGAGAGATCAAGAATAACAATGCGTTAAAGGATAAGCTCAATACTTACGCCTTGTCGCCTAAGGAGTTCTCTACCATTGAGGTCAAAGGAGAGGAACTAAATATGTATATGATCAAACCGTTGGATTTTGATCCCAACAAGGAGTATCCCCTCTTTATGTATCAATACTCAGGCCCCGGATCGCAGAACGTGGCCGATCGCTGGGGCGGTTCCAATGATTACTGGCACCAGATGTTGGCTCAGCAAGGCTACATCATCGCTTGTGTTGACGGTCGCGGTACTGGATTAAAAGGACGGGACTTCAAGAAAATGACCCAAAAAGAATTGGGGAAGTATGAGGTAGAAGATCAGATCGCCGCCGCCAAAAAATTAGGAGAGCGATCCTACATTGATGCCGACCGTATCGGAATCTGGGGATGGAGTTATGGCGGGTTCATGTCGTCTAACTGCCTCTTCCAGGGTGCAGACGTCTTTTCCATGGCCATAGCAGTGGCTCCGGTGACCAGCTGGCGTTTTTACGATACCATTTACACCGAGCGTTATATGACCACTCCTCAGGAAAATCCTGGTGGCTACGATCGGAACTCTCCGATCTCCCATGTCGATAAGTTGGAAGGAGATTTCTTGCTGGTTCATGGAACGGCAGATGACAACGTGCATGCGCAGAATTCATATCGCTTGGTCGAAGCCCTTGTTCAAGCGAATAAGGACTTTGATTGGCTGATGTACCCGGATAAGAATCACGGGATCTATGGCGGAAATACGCGTCTGCATTTGTATCGGAAGATGACCCAGTTTATCCAACGCAGCCTGGGTGAGCCAAGATCGACTTTGATAGAGATTAAAAACTAAACGACTAATAACTAATAAACTATCCTATGGAATTTAAATTTGGTGGTTCGGAGATCAATCAGCGAACCGTGATCGGGCACCCTTCCGGTCTTTTCGTTCTCTTCTTTACAGAAATGTGGGAGCGCTTCTCCTACTATGGAATGCGAGCCCTGTTGGTTCTCTTTCTGACCGCAAGCCTTTTGGATGAGGGCTGGGGATGGGAAAGAGCCGATGCCCTGATTCTATATGGATGGTACACAGGATTGGTCTATTTGACACCGATCTTTGGTGGACTGATCGCCGATAAACTGTTAGGATATCGAAATGCCATTGTTTTAGGGGCCTTGATAATGACCATAGGACACGCATCTATGGCATTGGAGGTGTTCGCCGATTTCTTTTTCTTTATTGGACTACTCTGTCTGATCATCGGGAACGGATTGTTCAAACCGAATATTTCTTCTATAGTGGGCCAGTTGTATAAGACACAAGGGAAGGAGAAGGATGCCGGATATACCATTTTCTATATGGGGATCAATGCCGGTGCCTTTCTCGGGATTTTACTTTGTGGATATATCGGAGAGAAGATCGGATGGCACTGGGGCTTTGGTCTGGCGGGGATTTTTATGTTCCTCGGTATGCTACAGTTTCATTATGCCCAGAAGATCTTTGGTAATATCGGATTAAAACCCAAGCGAACAGAAGATGTGGAAGACACCTTGGAAGATGCCTTGGAAGAAACCAAAGAAGCCTTTGAAGATGTCAAAGAAGAGGCTGAAAGCTCAAAGGTTACTCGAGATAGGATACAGGTAATTGCTGTGTTTGCCTTGTTTACGGTATTCTTCTGGTGGGCGTTCGAACAGGCCGGAGGATCTATGACCATCTTTGCGGCAGATTATACAGATCGAGCGCTTGAAGGGAGTGCAGCCATGACCTTTAAGGTGATCAATGCAATTATCACTCTGGTTCCTATGGTGGTCATTACCATCGTTCTGGCCTTACTGTTCAAACAGACCTTTGGAGCTTATGCGATCTCCAACGTTTGGCTCGGTTTGAGTTTTGTGATCATTTGGGGCATCGTAATTTGGATGCTCAACCGCGAATTTGCAGCTGATGCAACTGAAGTTCCTGCTTCATGGTTCTCAGTATTGAACTCCCTTTATATCATCTTATTTGCTCCGGTCTTTTCGAAGATCTGGGAGAGTAAGTTCAACCCATCCGGACCCATTAAATTTGCGATCGGTCTGATTCTGGTAGGTGTAGGTTTCGCCATTCTTTCATACGGGGCGTCTACTATACCAGATGGAGCCCGCGTAGCTTCTGTCAGTATGGTATTCCTGATCCTCGCTTATTTGTTCCACACCCTGGGCGAACTCTGTGTTTCTCCAGTAGGTCTGTCCTATGTGAGTAAACTCGCTCCCCTGAAGTTGGTTGGAATGATGTTTGGAATTTGGTTTGTATCTAATTTTGTGGCCAACTTATTAGGAGGACTAACAGGTAGTTATATCGATACCATCTCGGAAAGTTATGGTCTGTCTACCTTCTTCCTGATCTTTACAGCCATTCCTGTATTGGCGGGTATCATTATGATCATTATCAATCCGATCCTGCTCAAGAAGATGCACGGAATCCGTTAAAATTGCATACCACATATCTTAAAACGTTCCAGAAATGGAACGTTTTTTGTTATATTGACCATCTAATCCCCCAAATATGAAGAAGATAGTCTTGCTGTTTTGTCTGTTGGTTTCACTGGCTTTAACCGCCCAGGAGGAGATCCAATGGATGAGCATGAACGAAGCCCTTGCTGCTCAGCAGGAGGAACCTAAGAAGATCATGATCGATGTCTACACCACCTGGTGTGGCCCATGCAAGCTCATGGATAAGAATACCTTTAGCAATTCCGATGTGGTGGCTTACATCAATGCCAATTATTACCCGGTAAAATTCAATGCCGAAGGAACAGAAGAGATCACTTACGATGGCTTTACTTATACTAATCCCAATTATCAGGAAGGACGTAAGGGAAGAAATGCGACCCATTTCTTTGCAGATGCCCTAAATCTGAGTGGATATCCATCTTTGGCCTTTTTCGATGATAAAGGGAAGTATATTCAGGCAATACCTGGGTATCGAACCCCACAGGAATTGGAGATCTACTTAAAGATGATCGCAACCAACGATTACAAGGATATCACCACCATGGAGAAGTGGGAAACCTATCAAAAGGATTTTGTAAGTACTTTTCAGGACTGATCAATCCAGATCAACGACATAAGCTCCGCTTTCGCCTGTATAGTGAAAGCGGATTTTGTTTTTTAGGCAGGTCTTGTTCCACCGCTCAACCAAGGCGGGCCAGTTAGAACCATCAGCAATAATCTGAGTTGGCCGAAGAGAATCGATCATGCGCTGCAAGTGGATCGGCGCGTTTTGTGTCAGCAAGATCCAATTTGATCGAATCCCAGCAGGGTATACGCCTAAGCTGTCCACAATAAGCAGTTTACCTCTTTTCCAACAGGTGAGATATTCATAGCTTTTATGCTTCGCTAGTTTGGTGTTGTTATGACGGATCAGGTCCCTAATGGCATAATTATCTTCTGCCGTGGTCAAAGAATCGGAATGCATCCAAATGAGCTGGTCTCCTTGCTGTTCGGCTACCAGGGTCTCGCCCCACTGATGCAAAACATAAAAGGTCTCCTTGGAATTCTTTAGGTCCTTCCAGGCAATCAAAGAAATTGTGCCCAATACCGATAGAAAGAACAGCTTTCTAAAGATTCCATTTTTACTATGGATCCAGAACACCAACGCACTAATAATACCTGCACTAGCCAGGCTATATTCTAAAGGGAAGTGAACATCCTCAAACCAGGGCCCCCATGTTCCGACGGCCTCCATAAGCCTGAGAAGCTCTCCCAAAAATGTATTATAGCCCTGTATCAACCAAGGGATATCATGCTGATAAAAAGCAAGCACTGTTATCACAATCCCGGCAACAAGAACAACTCCTATTGCGGGAATGACCAATAAACTACTGATCCAGAAGACAGATGAGAACTGGTGAAAATAATACAAGCTCAATGGCAATACACCTAGTTGTGCCGCAATACTGACTGCGACCATTCCCCGTATCCATTTTATCATTTTCCAAGGTGTCTTTACAGAGTTGATCAGAGGTGGTGCGAGCCACAGAATGGAAAGCACGGATAGAAAACTCAATTGAAACCCCAGGTCAAACAGATAAAGGGGCCTATAGATCAATAAGCCCAATAATATCATGCTCAATAGCTGGGTAGAATCCACCGGTCGGTTATAGAATTGGGTGAGCGTATAAACGATCATAAGTAGGGAGGCCCTGACCACCGACGGGCTCAAACCGCTTATGCAGGCAAAGCCGCAGATACCGGTCAGGATGAAAAGGATCTGGACGAATCGGGTACCACGTATACGTCCCAGCGGATGACTGATCCACTTAAGAATTAGAAAGATCAGGCCTACATGCAAACCGGAAATCGCCAGTAAATGCATAGCACCGGCTTTTTGGAAATTCTGGCGCAGTTCGGTATCCACACCGCTTCGGTCCCCCAGGAGCATGGCTATGGTTACCCCAAGTTGATCTTCCTCAAGTCCGGAACTCTTCAAGTCTGAAATTAGCTTTTTCCGAAACCGATAGATCCTACTATTCCAATTGGGCTCCCTGGGATATTTCGTGAGTATCTGTGAGGCATTTAATTTGATCTGATGAAATACCTGTTTGATGTTCCAGTATGATCTCATATCCCATTGCCCGGGATTGCTGGGAGCATCCAGTTGGTCCATGTTCGCGTATACGAGCATTTGATCACCTGGAATAAGTTGCAGACTATCTGTGAGTGCTGTTCTCAGCAATACACGACCATGGACATGGGATGAATCCATGCGTGTTACATTAGCAACATAGACCTGGTAGAATGAATTGGGTTTACGGACGGCGGTAATCTCTAATTTGATCAATTGGTCCTTATCCGAACATATGGCTGTGCTCAAGGGATAGTGTCCGTTCTCCAGTAATGAAGCCTGTAGGCTTAGCCCGCCCAGGATCAAAAAAATGAGGTTTGCTGCCCATTCGAAACCAGTTTTCCTGAGCCTAAAAAACCCAATGATCAGGACGATGACTGTTGGGAGTATTCCTGTTTCCAATACCTTGGTCGACGAAGGTACTAACCAGGCAAGTGCTATCCCTGTGGCAAAAGCCAGGGCTAAACGAAAGATCACATAACGGTTTGCGGGTTTCATGGTCAGACCGGGAAGTCTAACCGGGAAGCATGGTAAAGTTAATCAGTTCAGATCACTTTGCGGGCCTGCACAAATGCCTTTCGCCAGTAGTTTTCGTCCATGGAGGAAACAATTACTCCTCGGGATGTGGTCGAATGGATAAAACGGATCTGTCCTCCTTTGCGTTCAACCACCAGGCCAACATGGTTGATCCCACCTCCCTTTTTAGAAG contains:
- a CDS encoding S9 family peptidase — encoded protein: MNKTHLRLLLLLLVSAPLLTTAQQNQFTLEEIWGGAFRTERLDALHPMNNGTQYSVLNYDRTAKASTIDVYDYTSGEKVETVVNTKDLLDLNYVISYEFSDDESRMLLAAELQQIYRRSSRGKYFVFDRTNKSTTLLSNNLVKEPTFSPDASKVAYGYQNNLFFKDLSSGSVIQVTEDGQNNSIINGITDWVYEEEFGFVRAFDWNSKSDKIAFIRFDESDVPEFSMDVYGKDLYQHQEVFKYPKAGESNAKVSLHIYDLKTKKTTKVDLSAYNNYYIPRIKWSNDPNILSVQLMNRNQNELDLVFVNAAQNTSKMVHQERDAAYVDVTDDLTFLNDNSFIWTSEKSGWNHIYHYDREGQLRNQITDGEWEVTRYYGFDPKTARIYFQSSENGSTVRDVFSVTKNGENKIQLTNEVGTNSASFSADYTYFINTFSNTETPYRFSLHQALTGEQLREIKNNNALKDKLNTYALSPKEFSTIEVKGEELNMYMIKPLDFDPNKEYPLFMYQYSGPGSQNVADRWGGSNDYWHQMLAQQGYIIACVDGRGTGLKGRDFKKMTQKELGKYEVEDQIAAAKKLGERSYIDADRIGIWGWSYGGFMSSNCLFQGADVFSMAIAVAPVTSWRFYDTIYTERYMTTPQENPGGYDRNSPISHVDKLEGDFLLVHGTADDNVHAQNSYRLVEALVQANKDFDWLMYPDKNHGIYGGNTRLHLYRKMTQFIQRSLGEPRSTLIEIKN
- a CDS encoding peptide MFS transporter — encoded protein: MEFKFGGSEINQRTVIGHPSGLFVLFFTEMWERFSYYGMRALLVLFLTASLLDEGWGWERADALILYGWYTGLVYLTPIFGGLIADKLLGYRNAIVLGALIMTIGHASMALEVFADFFFFIGLLCLIIGNGLFKPNISSIVGQLYKTQGKEKDAGYTIFYMGINAGAFLGILLCGYIGEKIGWHWGFGLAGIFMFLGMLQFHYAQKIFGNIGLKPKRTEDVEDTLEDALEETKEAFEDVKEEAESSKVTRDRIQVIAVFALFTVFFWWAFEQAGGSMTIFAADYTDRALEGSAAMTFKVINAIITLVPMVVITIVLALLFKQTFGAYAISNVWLGLSFVIIWGIVIWMLNREFAADATEVPASWFSVLNSLYIILFAPVFSKIWESKFNPSGPIKFAIGLILVGVGFAILSYGASTIPDGARVASVSMVFLILAYLFHTLGELCVSPVGLSYVSKLAPLKLVGMMFGIWFVSNFVANLLGGLTGSYIDTISESYGLSTFFLIFTAIPVLAGIIMIIINPILLKKMHGIR
- a CDS encoding thioredoxin family protein, with product MKKIVLLFCLLVSLALTAQEEIQWMSMNEALAAQQEEPKKIMIDVYTTWCGPCKLMDKNTFSNSDVVAYINANYYPVKFNAEGTEEITYDGFTYTNPNYQEGRKGRNATHFFADALNLSGYPSLAFFDDKGKYIQAIPGYRTPQELEIYLKMIATNDYKDITTMEKWETYQKDFVSTFQD
- a CDS encoding ComEC/Rec2 family competence protein; amino-acid sequence: MKPANRYVIFRLALAFATGIALAWLVPSSTKVLETGILPTVIVLIIGFFRLRKTGFEWAANLIFLILGGLSLQASLLENGHYPLSTAICSDKDQLIKLEITAVRKPNSFYQVYVANVTRMDSSHVHGRVLLRTALTDSLQLIPGDQMLVYANMDQLDAPSNPGQWDMRSYWNIKQVFHQIKLNASQILTKYPREPNWNSRIYRFRKKLISDLKSSGLEEDQLGVTIAMLLGDRSGVDTELRQNFQKAGAMHLLAISGLHVGLIFLILKWISHPLGRIRGTRFVQILFILTGICGFACISGLSPSVVRASLLMIVYTLTQFYNRPVDSTQLLSMILLGLLIYRPLYLFDLGFQLSFLSVLSILWLAPPLINSVKTPWKMIKWIRGMVAVSIAAQLGVLPLSLYYFHQFSSVFWISSLLVIPAIGVVLVAGIVITVLAFYQHDIPWLIQGYNTFLGELLRLMEAVGTWGPWFEDVHFPLEYSLASAGIISALVFWIHSKNGIFRKLFFLSVLGTISLIAWKDLKNSKETFYVLHQWGETLVAEQQGDQLIWMHSDSLTTAEDNYAIRDLIRHNNTKLAKHKSYEYLTCWKRGKLLIVDSLGVYPAGIRSNWILLTQNAPIHLQRMIDSLRPTQIIADGSNWPALVERWNKTCLKNKIRFHYTGESGAYVVDLD